Proteins co-encoded in one Christiangramia fulva genomic window:
- a CDS encoding type II toxin-antitoxin system RelE/ParE family toxin — MEVKIYWTDFAKNEVRENFKYLKENASLRVARKETQKIVKETRRLKKQPEIGQIEELLSERKQEFRYLVHQSYKIIYWINKEKNQVEIVDIFDTQQHPIKIKRSK; from the coding sequence ATGGAGGTAAAAATTTATTGGACCGACTTCGCAAAAAACGAAGTTCGAGAAAATTTCAAATATTTAAAAGAGAATGCTAGCCTTAGAGTTGCTAGAAAAGAAACTCAGAAAATAGTCAAAGAAACTCGCCGACTAAAAAAACAACCAGAAATTGGACAAATAGAAGAATTATTGTCTGAAAGGAAACAAGAATTTCGCTATTTAGTTCATCAAAGTTACAAGATTATATATTGGATAAATAAAGAGAAAAATCAGGTTGAAATTGTAGATATTTTTGATACTCAACAGCATCCAATAAAAATAAAAAGATCAAAATAG
- a CDS encoding type II toxin-antitoxin system RelE/ParE family toxin, which yields MKLEIIWSKFAEKQLDEIFEYYLENASPRVAKKLLKNLLEEPNRLMDNPKIGQIEELLKERKISYRYLIFKNYKIIYSVHPEDGFIKIADVFDTRQNPTKIERSK from the coding sequence ATGAAATTAGAAATAATTTGGTCAAAATTTGCAGAAAAGCAACTTGATGAGATTTTTGAATATTATTTAGAAAATGCTAGTCCCAGGGTTGCGAAGAAATTACTTAAAAATTTACTAGAAGAGCCAAATAGATTAATGGACAATCCAAAAATTGGACAAATTGAGGAACTTCTAAAAGAAAGAAAAATATCTTACAGATATTTGATTTTTAAAAACTATAAAATTATTTATTCTGTTCATCCAGAGGATGGTTTTATCAAAATTGCTGATGTTTTTGATACACGGCAAAATCCAACAAAAATAGAAAGGTCGAAGTAA